One Bos indicus isolate NIAB-ARS_2022 breed Sahiwal x Tharparkar chromosome 22, NIAB-ARS_B.indTharparkar_mat_pri_1.0, whole genome shotgun sequence DNA window includes the following coding sequences:
- the USP19 gene encoding ubiquitin carboxyl-terminal hydrolase 19 isoform X13 — translation MSGGASATGPRRGPPGLEEATSKKKQKDRANQESKDGDPRRGSAFTPREEQTKEDLGLDWRQSADEVIVKLRVGTGPLRLEEVDAAFTDTDCVLRLPDGRQWGGVFYAEIESSCTKVQARKGGLLQLSLPKKVPLLTWPSLLKKPLGTQELVPGLRCQENGQEPSPVALEPGPEPRRAKQEARNQKRAQGRGEVGAGAGPGAQAGPSAKRAVHLRRGPEGEGPRDGPGPRGDAPQFLAEPATQAEAEEQLRVPPLTPQTCLLGSEENLALLTGKKAAAPRSDPVSPTVARSRDPEKDDCSKEEMAVATDAAALVDEPESTVNLAFVKNDSYEKGPDSVVVHVYVKEIHRDTSRVLFREQDFTLIFQTRDGNFLRLHPGCGPHTIFRWQVKLRNLIEPEQCTFCFTASRIDICLRKRQSQRWGGLEAPAARVGGAKVAVPTGPSPLDSAPPGGTPHPLTGQEEARAVEKEKPKARSEDTGLDGVATRTPVEHVAPKSEPHLASPKPTCMVPPMPHSPVSGDSVEEEEEEEKKVCLPGFTGLVNLGNTCFMNSVIQSLSNTRELRDFFHDRSFEAEINYNNPLGTGGRLAIGFAVLLRALWKGTHHAFQPSKLKAIVASKASQFTGYAQHDAQEFMAFLLDGLHEDLNRIQNKPYTETVDSDGRPDEVVAEEAWQRHKMRNDSFIVDLFQGQYKSKLVCPVCAKVSITFDPFLYLPVPLPQKQKVLPVFYFAREPHSKPIKFLVSVSKENSSASEVLDSLSQSVHVKPENLRLAEVIKNRFHRVFLPSHSLDTVSPSDTLLCFELLSPELAKERVVVLEVQQRPQVPSIPISKCAACQRKQQSEDEKLKRCTRCYRVGYCNQLCQKTHWPDHKGLCRPENIGYPFLVSVPASRLTYARLAQLLEGYARYSVSVFQPPFQPGRMALESQGPGCTTLLSTSSLEAGDSDRDPIQPPELQLVTPVAEGDTGASRAWASPDRGPVPSTSGISSEMVASGPVEVGALTVGERVSRPEAAVPGYQHPSEALSAHTPQFFIYRIDASNREQRLEDKGDVPLDLGDDCSLALVWRNNERLQEFVLVASKELECAEDPGSAGEAARAGHFTLDQCLNLFTRPEVLAPEEAWYCPQCKQHREASKQLLLWRLPNVLIVQLKRFSFRSFIWRDKINDLVEFPVRNLDLGKFCIGQKEEQLPSYDLYAVINHYGGMIGGHYTACARLPNDRSSQRSDVGWRLFDDSTVTTVDESQVVTRYAYVLFYRRRNSPVERPPRAGHSEHHPDLGPAAESAASQGLGPGQAPEVAPTRTAPERFAPPVDRPAPTYSNMEEVD, via the exons ATGTCTGGTGGGGCCAGCGCTACAGGCCCAAGGAGAGGGCCCCCAGGACTGGAGGAGGCAACCAGTAAGAAAAAGCAGAAGGATCGAGCAAACCAGGAGAGCAAAGACGGCGATCCTAGGAGAG GGTCAGCATTCACTCCTCGGGAGGAGCAGACCAAAGAGG ACTTAGGGCTCGATTGGAGGCAGAGTGCTGATGAGGTGATTGTCAAGCTGCGCGTGGGAACCGGTCCCCTGCGGCTGGAGGAAGTTGACGCTGCTTTCACAGACACGGACTGTGTGCTGCGGCTCCCAG ATGGTCGGCAGTGGGGTGGTGTTTTCTATGCCGAGATAGAGAGTTCTTGCACCAAAGTGCAGGCTCGCAAAGGTGGCCTCCTGCAGCTGTCACTGCCCAAGAAGGTGCCTCTGCTTACGTGGCCCTCTCTGCTG AAGAAACCTCTAGGGACCCAGGAGTTGGTGCCAGGGTTGCGGTGCCAGGAGAATGGGCAGGAGCCATCTCCCGTTGCCCTGGAGCCAGGCCCTGAGCCCCGGCGGGCTAAGCAGGAGGCCCGCAACCAGAAGCGGGCCCAGGGCCGTGGTGAGGTAGGCGCTGGGGCTGGTCCTGGGGCCCAGGCAGGGCCCAGCGCCAAGAGGGCCGTGCATCTCCGCAGAGGGCCAGAGGGGGAAGGGCCCAGAGATGGCCCTGGGCCTCGGGGTGATGCCCCCCAATTCCTGGCTGAGCCGGCCACCCAG GCTGAGGCTGAGGAACAGCTCCGTGTACCACCACTGACCCcccagacctgcctcctgggctCAGAGGAGAATCTAGCACTTTTGACAGGAAAGAAGGCAGCAGCCCCCAGGAGCGACCCAGTGTCCCCTACCGTGGCTCGGAGCAGAGACCCTGAGAAGGACGATTGTTCCAAGGAGGAGATGGCAGTGGCCACAGATGCTGCGGCCTTGGTGGATG AGCCCGAGTCCACGGTGAACCTGGCATTTGTCAAGAATGATTCGTACGAGAAGGGGCCGGACTCAGTGGTGGTGCACGTGTATGTGAAGGAAATCCACAGGGACACCTCTCGAGTGCTCTTCCGTGAGCAGGACTTCACGCTTATCTTCCAGAccag GGACGGAAACTTCCTGAGACTGCATCCGGGCTGTGGACCCCACACCATCTTCCGTTGGCAGGTGAAGCTCAG GAACCTGATCGAGCCCGAGCAGTGCACCTTCTGCTTCACGGCCTCGCGCATCGACATCTGCCTCCGCAAGCGGCAGAGCCAGCGCTGGGGGGGCCTGGAGGCCCCGGCTGCACGAG TGGGTGGTGCAAAGGTCGCCGTGCCGACAGGTCCATCCCCCCTGGATTCAGCCCCACCGGGAGGTACACCCCATCCCTTGACAGGCCAGGAGGAAGCCCGGGCCGTGGAGAAGGAGAAACCCAAGGCTCGATCTGAGGACACAGGCCTCGATGGGGTGGCCACCCGCACCCCCGTGGAGCATGTAGCCCCAAAGTCAGAGCCACACCTGGCGTCG CCCAAGCCCACATGTATGGTGCCTCCAATGCCCCACAGCCCGGTGAGTGGAGACAGcgtggaggaagaagaggaggaagagaagaaggtgtGTCTGCCAGGCTTCACCGGCCTCGTCAACTTAGGCAACACCTGCTTCATGAACAGTGTCATTCAGTCTCTGTCCAACACGCGGGAGCTGCGGGACTTCTTCCATG ACCGCTCCTTCGAGGCTGAGATCAACTACAACAACCCGCTGGGGACTGGTGGGCGTCTGGCCATCGGCTTTGCTGTGCTGCTCCGGGCGCTGTGGAAGGGCACCCACCATGCCTTCCAGCCCTCCAAGTTGAAG GCCATCGTGGCGAGCAAGGCCAGCCAGTTCACAGGCTACGCCCAGCACGATGCCCAGGAGTTCATGGCTTTCCTGCTGGATGGGCTGCACGAGGACTTGAACCGCATTCAGAATAAGCCCTACACGGAGACTGTGGACTCAGATGGGCGGCCTGATGAG GTGGTGGCTGAGGAAGCCTGGCAGCGGCACAAGATGAGGAACGACTCTTTCATCGTGGACCTGTTTCAGGGCCAGTACAAGTCGAAGCTGGTGTGCCCCGTGTGTGCAAAG GTCTCCATCACTTTTGACCCGTTCCTGTACCTGCCAGTGCCCTTGCCCCAGAAGCAAAAGGTTCTCCCTGTCTTCTATTTCGCCCGGGAGCCCCACAGCAAGCCCATCAAG TTTCTGGTGAGCGTCAGCAAAGAGAACTCCAGTGCGAGCGAAGTGTTGGACTCCCTATCTCAGAGTGTCCATGTGAAGCCTGAGAACCTGCGTCTGGCTGAG GTGATTAAGAATCGCTTCCACCGTGTGTTCCTGCCCTCCCACTCACTGGACACCGTGTCCCCGTCCGACACACTCCTCTGCTTCGAGTTGCTGTCCCCAGAGTTGGCCAAGGAGAGGGTGGTGGTGCTAGAGGTACAACAG CGCCCCCAGGTGCCCAGCATCCCCATCTCCAAGTGTGCAGCCTGCCAGCGGAAGCAGCAGTCAGAGGACGAGAAGCTGAAGCGCTGTACCCGGTGCTACCGCGTGGGCTACTGCAACCA GCTCTGTCAGAAAACCCACTGGCCTGACCACAAGGGCCTCTGCCGCCCCGAGAACATTGGCTACCCCTTCCTGGTCAGTGTCCCCGCCTCGCGCCTCACCTACGCCCGTCTTGCTCAGCTGCTAGAGGGCTATGCCCG GTACTCTGTGAGTGTGTTCCAGCCGCCCTTCCAGCCCGGCCGCATGGCCTTGGAGTCCCAGGGCCCTGGCTGCACCACGCTACTCTCCACTAGCTCCCTGGAGGCCGGGGACAGTGACAGGGACCCCATTCAGCCACCAGAGCTCCAGTTGGTGACCCCTGTGGCTGAGGGGGACACTGGGGCCTCCCGGGCATGGGCATCCCCTGATCGGGGCCCTGTGCCCAGCACCAGCGGCATTTCTTCTGAGATGGTGGCCAGTGGGCCTGTTGAAGTTGGCGCCTTGACTGTTGGTGAGAGGGTGTCCCGGCCTGAAG CTGCTGTGCCCGGGTACCAACACCCAAGTGAAGCCCTGAGTGCCCACACTCCACAGTTCTTCATCTACAGAATTGATGCGTCCAACCGAGAGCAGCGGCTAGAGGACAAAG GAGACGTCCCACTGGACCTGGGAGACGACTGCAGCCTGGCCCTGGTCTGGCGCAACAACGAGCGCCTGCAGGAGTTCGTGCTGGTGGCCTCCAAGGAGCTGGAGTGCGCCGAGGACCCTGGGTCTGCCGGTGAGGCTGCCCGTGCCGGCCACTTCACGCTGGACCAGTGCCTCAACCTCTTCACACGGCCGGAGGTGTTGGCACCCGAGGAGGCTTG GTACTGCCCGCAGTGCAAACAGCACCGCGAGGCCTCCAAGCAGCTGCTGCTGTGGCGCCTGCCCAACGTGCTCATCGTGCAGCTCAAGCGCTTCTCCTTCCGCAGCTTCATCTGGCGTGACAAGATCAACGACCTGGTGGAGTTTCCCGTCCG GAACCTGGACCTGGGCAAGTTCTGTATCGGTCAGAAAGAGGAGCAGCTGCCCAGCTACGACCTGTACGCCGTCATCAACCACTACGGGGGCATGATCGGCGGCCACTACACCGCCTGCGCACGCCTGCCCAATGACCGCAGCAGCCAGCGCAGCGACGTGG GCTGGCGCCTGTTCGACGACAGCACGGTGACAACGGTAGACGAGAGCCAGGTGGTGACGCGTTATGCCTATGTCCTCTTCTACCGCCGGCGGAACTCTCCCGTGGAGAGGCCCCCCCGGGCAGGTCACTCTGAGCACCACCCTGATCTGGGCCCTGCAGCTGAGTCAGCTGCCAGCCAG GGACTAGGCCCTGGCCAGGCCCCCGAGGTGGCCCCCACGCGGACAGCCCCTGAACGCTTCGCCCCCCCTGTGGACCGCCCAGCCCCCACCTACAGCAACATGGAGGAGGTCGATTAG
- the USP19 gene encoding ubiquitin carboxyl-terminal hydrolase 19 isoform X12, which yields MSGGASATGPRRGPPGLEEATSKKKQKDRANQESKDGDPRRGSAFTPREEQTKEDLGLDWRQSADEVIVKLRVGTGPLRLEEVDAAFTDTDCVLRLPDGRQWGGVFYAEIESSCTKVQARKGGLLQLSLPKKVPLLTWPSLLKPLGTQELVPGLRCQENGQEPSPVALEPGPEPRRAKQEARNQKRAQGRGEVGAGAGPGAQAGPSAKRAVHLRRGPEGEGPRDGPGPRGDAPQFLAEPATQAEAEEQLRVPPLTPQTCLLGSEENLALLTGKKAAAPRSDPVSPTVARSRDPEKDDCSKEEMAVATDAAALVDEPESTVNLAFVKNDSYEKGPDSVVVHVYVKEIHRDTSRVLFREQDFTLIFQTRDGNFLRLHPGCGPHTIFRWQVKLRNLIEPEQCTFCFTASRIDICLRKRQSQRWGGLEAPAARGAVGGAKVAVPTGPSPLDSAPPGGTPHPLTGQEEARAVEKEKPKARSEDTGLDGVATRTPVEHVAPKSEPHLASPKPTCMVPPMPHSPVSGDSVEEEEEEEKKVCLPGFTGLVNLGNTCFMNSVIQSLSNTRELRDFFHDRSFEAEINYNNPLGTGGRLAIGFAVLLRALWKGTHHAFQPSKLKAIVASKASQFTGYAQHDAQEFMAFLLDGLHEDLNRIQNKPYTETVDSDGRPDEVVAEEAWQRHKMRNDSFIVDLFQGQYKSKLVCPVCAKVSITFDPFLYLPVPLPQKQKVLPVFYFAREPHSKPIKFLVSVSKENSSASEVLDSLSQSVHVKPENLRLAEVIKNRFHRVFLPSHSLDTVSPSDTLLCFELLSPELAKERVVVLEVQQRPQVPSIPISKCAACQRKQQSEDEKLKRCTRCYRVGYCNQLCQKTHWPDHKGLCRPENIGYPFLVSVPASRLTYARLAQLLEGYARYSVSVFQPPFQPGRMALESQGPGCTTLLSTSSLEAGDSDRDPIQPPELQLVTPVAEGDTGASRAWASPDRGPVPSTSGISSEMVASGPVEVGALTVGERVSRPEAAVPGYQHPSEALSAHTPQFFIYRIDASNREQRLEDKGDVPLDLGDDCSLALVWRNNERLQEFVLVASKELECAEDPGSAGEAARAGHFTLDQCLNLFTRPEVLAPEEAWYCPQCKQHREASKQLLLWRLPNVLIVQLKRFSFRSFIWRDKINDLVEFPVRNLDLGKFCIGQKEEQLPSYDLYAVINHYGGMIGGHYTACARLPNDRSSQRSDVGWRLFDDSTVTTVDESQVVTRYAYVLFYRRRNSPVERPPRAGHSEHHPDLGPAAESAASQGLGPGQAPEVAPTRTAPERFAPPVDRPAPTYSNMEEVD from the exons ATGTCTGGTGGGGCCAGCGCTACAGGCCCAAGGAGAGGGCCCCCAGGACTGGAGGAGGCAACCAGTAAGAAAAAGCAGAAGGATCGAGCAAACCAGGAGAGCAAAGACGGCGATCCTAGGAGAG GGTCAGCATTCACTCCTCGGGAGGAGCAGACCAAAGAGG ACTTAGGGCTCGATTGGAGGCAGAGTGCTGATGAGGTGATTGTCAAGCTGCGCGTGGGAACCGGTCCCCTGCGGCTGGAGGAAGTTGACGCTGCTTTCACAGACACGGACTGTGTGCTGCGGCTCCCAG ATGGTCGGCAGTGGGGTGGTGTTTTCTATGCCGAGATAGAGAGTTCTTGCACCAAAGTGCAGGCTCGCAAAGGTGGCCTCCTGCAGCTGTCACTGCCCAAGAAGGTGCCTCTGCTTACGTGGCCCTCTCTGCTG AAACCTCTAGGGACCCAGGAGTTGGTGCCAGGGTTGCGGTGCCAGGAGAATGGGCAGGAGCCATCTCCCGTTGCCCTGGAGCCAGGCCCTGAGCCCCGGCGGGCTAAGCAGGAGGCCCGCAACCAGAAGCGGGCCCAGGGCCGTGGTGAGGTAGGCGCTGGGGCTGGTCCTGGGGCCCAGGCAGGGCCCAGCGCCAAGAGGGCCGTGCATCTCCGCAGAGGGCCAGAGGGGGAAGGGCCCAGAGATGGCCCTGGGCCTCGGGGTGATGCCCCCCAATTCCTGGCTGAGCCGGCCACCCAG GCTGAGGCTGAGGAACAGCTCCGTGTACCACCACTGACCCcccagacctgcctcctgggctCAGAGGAGAATCTAGCACTTTTGACAGGAAAGAAGGCAGCAGCCCCCAGGAGCGACCCAGTGTCCCCTACCGTGGCTCGGAGCAGAGACCCTGAGAAGGACGATTGTTCCAAGGAGGAGATGGCAGTGGCCACAGATGCTGCGGCCTTGGTGGATG AGCCCGAGTCCACGGTGAACCTGGCATTTGTCAAGAATGATTCGTACGAGAAGGGGCCGGACTCAGTGGTGGTGCACGTGTATGTGAAGGAAATCCACAGGGACACCTCTCGAGTGCTCTTCCGTGAGCAGGACTTCACGCTTATCTTCCAGAccag GGACGGAAACTTCCTGAGACTGCATCCGGGCTGTGGACCCCACACCATCTTCCGTTGGCAGGTGAAGCTCAG GAACCTGATCGAGCCCGAGCAGTGCACCTTCTGCTTCACGGCCTCGCGCATCGACATCTGCCTCCGCAAGCGGCAGAGCCAGCGCTGGGGGGGCCTGGAGGCCCCGGCTGCACGAG GTGCAGTGGGTGGTGCAAAGGTCGCCGTGCCGACAGGTCCATCCCCCCTGGATTCAGCCCCACCGGGAGGTACACCCCATCCCTTGACAGGCCAGGAGGAAGCCCGGGCCGTGGAGAAGGAGAAACCCAAGGCTCGATCTGAGGACACAGGCCTCGATGGGGTGGCCACCCGCACCCCCGTGGAGCATGTAGCCCCAAAGTCAGAGCCACACCTGGCGTCG CCCAAGCCCACATGTATGGTGCCTCCAATGCCCCACAGCCCGGTGAGTGGAGACAGcgtggaggaagaagaggaggaagagaagaaggtgtGTCTGCCAGGCTTCACCGGCCTCGTCAACTTAGGCAACACCTGCTTCATGAACAGTGTCATTCAGTCTCTGTCCAACACGCGGGAGCTGCGGGACTTCTTCCATG ACCGCTCCTTCGAGGCTGAGATCAACTACAACAACCCGCTGGGGACTGGTGGGCGTCTGGCCATCGGCTTTGCTGTGCTGCTCCGGGCGCTGTGGAAGGGCACCCACCATGCCTTCCAGCCCTCCAAGTTGAAG GCCATCGTGGCGAGCAAGGCCAGCCAGTTCACAGGCTACGCCCAGCACGATGCCCAGGAGTTCATGGCTTTCCTGCTGGATGGGCTGCACGAGGACTTGAACCGCATTCAGAATAAGCCCTACACGGAGACTGTGGACTCAGATGGGCGGCCTGATGAG GTGGTGGCTGAGGAAGCCTGGCAGCGGCACAAGATGAGGAACGACTCTTTCATCGTGGACCTGTTTCAGGGCCAGTACAAGTCGAAGCTGGTGTGCCCCGTGTGTGCAAAG GTCTCCATCACTTTTGACCCGTTCCTGTACCTGCCAGTGCCCTTGCCCCAGAAGCAAAAGGTTCTCCCTGTCTTCTATTTCGCCCGGGAGCCCCACAGCAAGCCCATCAAG TTTCTGGTGAGCGTCAGCAAAGAGAACTCCAGTGCGAGCGAAGTGTTGGACTCCCTATCTCAGAGTGTCCATGTGAAGCCTGAGAACCTGCGTCTGGCTGAG GTGATTAAGAATCGCTTCCACCGTGTGTTCCTGCCCTCCCACTCACTGGACACCGTGTCCCCGTCCGACACACTCCTCTGCTTCGAGTTGCTGTCCCCAGAGTTGGCCAAGGAGAGGGTGGTGGTGCTAGAGGTACAACAG CGCCCCCAGGTGCCCAGCATCCCCATCTCCAAGTGTGCAGCCTGCCAGCGGAAGCAGCAGTCAGAGGACGAGAAGCTGAAGCGCTGTACCCGGTGCTACCGCGTGGGCTACTGCAACCA GCTCTGTCAGAAAACCCACTGGCCTGACCACAAGGGCCTCTGCCGCCCCGAGAACATTGGCTACCCCTTCCTGGTCAGTGTCCCCGCCTCGCGCCTCACCTACGCCCGTCTTGCTCAGCTGCTAGAGGGCTATGCCCG GTACTCTGTGAGTGTGTTCCAGCCGCCCTTCCAGCCCGGCCGCATGGCCTTGGAGTCCCAGGGCCCTGGCTGCACCACGCTACTCTCCACTAGCTCCCTGGAGGCCGGGGACAGTGACAGGGACCCCATTCAGCCACCAGAGCTCCAGTTGGTGACCCCTGTGGCTGAGGGGGACACTGGGGCCTCCCGGGCATGGGCATCCCCTGATCGGGGCCCTGTGCCCAGCACCAGCGGCATTTCTTCTGAGATGGTGGCCAGTGGGCCTGTTGAAGTTGGCGCCTTGACTGTTGGTGAGAGGGTGTCCCGGCCTGAAG CTGCTGTGCCCGGGTACCAACACCCAAGTGAAGCCCTGAGTGCCCACACTCCACAGTTCTTCATCTACAGAATTGATGCGTCCAACCGAGAGCAGCGGCTAGAGGACAAAG GAGACGTCCCACTGGACCTGGGAGACGACTGCAGCCTGGCCCTGGTCTGGCGCAACAACGAGCGCCTGCAGGAGTTCGTGCTGGTGGCCTCCAAGGAGCTGGAGTGCGCCGAGGACCCTGGGTCTGCCGGTGAGGCTGCCCGTGCCGGCCACTTCACGCTGGACCAGTGCCTCAACCTCTTCACACGGCCGGAGGTGTTGGCACCCGAGGAGGCTTG GTACTGCCCGCAGTGCAAACAGCACCGCGAGGCCTCCAAGCAGCTGCTGCTGTGGCGCCTGCCCAACGTGCTCATCGTGCAGCTCAAGCGCTTCTCCTTCCGCAGCTTCATCTGGCGTGACAAGATCAACGACCTGGTGGAGTTTCCCGTCCG GAACCTGGACCTGGGCAAGTTCTGTATCGGTCAGAAAGAGGAGCAGCTGCCCAGCTACGACCTGTACGCCGTCATCAACCACTACGGGGGCATGATCGGCGGCCACTACACCGCCTGCGCACGCCTGCCCAATGACCGCAGCAGCCAGCGCAGCGACGTGG GCTGGCGCCTGTTCGACGACAGCACGGTGACAACGGTAGACGAGAGCCAGGTGGTGACGCGTTATGCCTATGTCCTCTTCTACCGCCGGCGGAACTCTCCCGTGGAGAGGCCCCCCCGGGCAGGTCACTCTGAGCACCACCCTGATCTGGGCCCTGCAGCTGAGTCAGCTGCCAGCCAG GGACTAGGCCCTGGCCAGGCCCCCGAGGTGGCCCCCACGCGGACAGCCCCTGAACGCTTCGCCCCCCCTGTGGACCGCCCAGCCCCCACCTACAGCAACATGGAGGAGGTCGATTAG